One Alicyclobacillus acidoterrestris DNA window includes the following coding sequences:
- a CDS encoding amino acid permease, with amino-acid sequence MLAIGGAIGTGLFVASGSSISTAGPGGALLAYVIVGIMVYFVMTGLGEMATFLPVAGSFETYASRFVDESFGFALGWNYWFNWAVTLPAELSAGALVMKYWFPHSPSILWSGIFLLILLLLNIISVKGYGEGEYWFASIKVATILIFIVMGLLMIVGILGGHSVGFTHFNTGGSPFHGGATAIFSTVLVAGFAFQGTEVIGLAAGESENPAKTIPKAIHQVFWRILIFYILAIFVIGMLIPYTDPNLLKTGVNNIAISPFTLVFKRAGFAFAAAVMNAIILTAVLSAGNSAVYASSRMLFALSRQGKAPKFLGKVNRRGVPVYALFVTLALGLVSFSSSLFGNGIVYTWMVNASGLSGFIAWLGISICHYRFRQAYLAQGRDLSDLKYKAKWYPFGTILAFVLCLVVVVGQDYSGFTGGHIDWHSVVATYIGIPLFVILWLGYKFIKKTKVVPLQQCDLESLQ; translated from the coding sequence ATGTTAGCCATCGGTGGCGCCATCGGAACAGGGTTATTTGTCGCCAGTGGATCATCCATATCCACTGCGGGTCCGGGCGGCGCCTTGCTCGCTTATGTCATCGTCGGCATCATGGTGTATTTTGTCATGACCGGTCTCGGGGAAATGGCGACGTTTTTGCCTGTGGCTGGATCATTTGAAACCTACGCCAGTCGCTTTGTGGACGAGTCGTTTGGCTTCGCGCTCGGATGGAATTATTGGTTTAACTGGGCGGTTACACTGCCAGCAGAATTGTCCGCAGGCGCGTTGGTGATGAAATACTGGTTCCCTCACTCCCCATCTATCCTGTGGAGCGGTATATTTTTACTCATCTTGCTATTGCTCAACATCATTTCCGTGAAGGGTTATGGTGAAGGCGAATACTGGTTTGCCAGCATTAAAGTCGCGACTATCCTTATTTTTATCGTGATGGGCCTGCTGATGATTGTCGGGATTTTAGGCGGGCATTCCGTCGGCTTCACTCACTTCAATACTGGAGGTTCTCCTTTCCACGGAGGTGCGACAGCTATCTTCAGTACCGTTCTAGTCGCCGGGTTTGCGTTTCAAGGGACGGAAGTCATTGGCCTCGCAGCGGGAGAGAGCGAAAACCCTGCAAAGACCATTCCCAAAGCCATTCACCAAGTGTTCTGGCGCATTTTGATTTTCTATATTCTCGCCATCTTTGTGATTGGAATGCTTATCCCATATACAGATCCGAACTTGCTAAAAACGGGCGTCAATAACATTGCAATTAGCCCGTTCACACTGGTTTTTAAGCGGGCAGGGTTCGCGTTCGCGGCTGCTGTCATGAACGCGATTATCTTAACGGCTGTGTTGTCTGCGGGAAATTCTGCGGTTTACGCCTCATCGCGCATGCTATTCGCGTTATCGCGGCAGGGAAAAGCGCCCAAGTTTCTCGGAAAGGTCAACCGCCGAGGTGTACCGGTCTACGCCTTGTTCGTCACCCTAGCACTGGGGTTAGTTTCGTTTTCGTCATCTCTGTTTGGCAATGGGATCGTGTACACCTGGATGGTGAATGCCTCCGGTTTATCAGGATTTATCGCCTGGCTCGGCATCTCGATTTGCCACTATCGGTTTCGACAGGCTTATCTGGCTCAAGGCCGGGATTTATCTGACCTCAAGTACAAAGCCAAATGGTACCCGTTTGGAACCATATTGGCATTTGTACTGTGCCTCGTTGTGGTCGTGGGGCAGGACTACAGTGGATTCACAGGCGGACATATCGACTGGCACAGCGTCGTTGCCACATATATTGGAATTCCACTCTTCGTGATCTTGTGGCTAGGTTATAAATTCATCAAGAAAACCAAGGTTGTACCTCTACAACAATGTGATTTGGAAAGCCTTCAATAA
- a CDS encoding efflux RND transporter permease subunit, with protein MRFLTRFSLRNPVAIIILGLLVVVGGIVSAFSLKEELMPDISIPTITVVTSYPGATPSEVADDVTSPLEKALNGTQDVQLITSNSVANTSEIELQLNINANLDKVQEAVEQTVERVQLPSTAGKPSVESFSLSNAPVLEFTVASTKIPMQKLQDLVNNTVIPAMQGVSGVASVSASGANADDVIVTFDAAKLNKYHLTLQQVEQTLQSDNVTMPLGTATVGNQVQPVQLNGQYQSIADIENLPLAVQAAPAATASVQAMAGTRAQTTAAPTTIPLKDVATVSEQSPVSSINRTNGQPSMMLSVYEENDANTVAVVKAAKAELTALHKQLPSGVNTTMVYDSSQMITSSINGLLHEALLGALFAVIVILLFLRNWLTTLIAVVSIPVSILSSIMLLSRFGVTLNIMTLGGLAIATGRVVDDSIVVIENIYRAWKSGLGYGRKLVMYATAEVGKAILSSSLATIAVFLPLALVSGVVGKIFEPFALTVVFSLISSLIVALTIVPLFAWLFVVRKPPKGKVAAWLNDAMVDKAEGTIHPSLIDQTHSDETGTTALRPKWRPWQVVYRKALSWCLNHKLWVVLGTAVAFVASIAVLPIVGSTFMPNSTAQEASVSITLPVGTPLDVTNQKAQQVENIIRKDKAQIETINTQVGGQSGMLGGTGSSQTNTATLDIALKPSADVNQFISKVQSQTQALNRGNTKIQVQGVSSGGDQTAFDIVVTGPNDRAIQSAATQITNRLAKVQGLSNVSNNLSQKQPEIRIAPAKEKMAKYGLTAQAVANTISAYVSEQRIGSVTLDGQAHDMDVALKPAGSLNSLSAIRDLPVMTTATGQVVLGDVATVARAQTPTSVLHENGHSYVEVTADYTSNKTNQVQKTAMQAIQSLHLPHGVQVQQSISNQQNSQDMASLVEAIGAAVVIVYIVMLITFGEWSAPFAILFSMPVALIGAFFGSLVTKQPISVSSMIGILMLMGIVVTNAIVLVGRVEQQRSLGLTIREALLEAGTTRLRPILMTAIATICALLPLAFGSSEGLLLSQGLAVVVIGGIVTSTILTLCIVPLMYELLHYRVARRERRRMAHTHTH; from the coding sequence ATGAGGTTTCTAACCAGATTTTCCTTGCGTAATCCGGTTGCCATTATCATCTTGGGCCTGTTGGTGGTCGTCGGGGGAATTGTCTCTGCCTTCTCGTTAAAGGAAGAGCTAATGCCTGACATTTCAATTCCAACCATCACGGTTGTCACGAGTTATCCGGGCGCTACGCCAAGTGAAGTGGCTGACGATGTGACCAGTCCGCTGGAGAAGGCGTTGAACGGTACTCAAGATGTTCAGCTCATCACATCAAACTCCGTTGCCAACACATCGGAAATCGAACTTCAACTGAACATCAACGCCAATCTCGACAAGGTTCAAGAAGCAGTGGAACAGACGGTTGAAAGAGTTCAGTTACCTAGTACCGCTGGCAAGCCGAGTGTGGAGTCCTTCTCACTGTCCAACGCACCGGTCTTGGAATTTACAGTTGCATCGACGAAAATCCCCATGCAGAAGCTTCAAGATCTCGTGAATAACACCGTTATCCCAGCCATGCAGGGCGTCTCCGGAGTCGCTTCGGTGAGCGCGTCTGGGGCGAATGCGGATGATGTGATTGTCACATTTGATGCAGCGAAGTTAAACAAGTACCACCTGACGTTACAGCAAGTAGAACAAACGCTGCAGAGCGACAATGTGACGATGCCGCTTGGTACGGCGACAGTGGGCAATCAAGTGCAGCCTGTGCAGTTGAATGGTCAGTATCAATCAATTGCGGACATTGAAAACTTGCCCCTCGCGGTACAAGCTGCACCCGCGGCGACGGCTTCAGTGCAAGCGATGGCTGGAACACGAGCTCAAACGACAGCCGCTCCCACGACCATTCCACTGAAAGATGTGGCCACAGTATCAGAGCAATCTCCGGTCAGTTCCATCAACCGCACCAATGGTCAACCCAGCATGATGCTTAGCGTCTACGAGGAAAATGACGCGAACACCGTTGCGGTTGTGAAAGCTGCCAAGGCCGAATTGACTGCGCTTCACAAACAACTGCCGAGCGGTGTGAACACCACGATGGTATACGACTCGTCGCAGATGATTACGAGTTCTATCAATGGTCTGTTGCACGAAGCGCTGCTGGGTGCTTTGTTCGCCGTGATCGTGATTTTATTGTTCTTGCGGAACTGGCTGACCACGTTGATTGCAGTGGTTTCGATTCCTGTTTCCATTTTATCTTCCATTATGTTGCTGAGTCGCTTTGGTGTGACGTTGAACATTATGACGCTCGGCGGGCTCGCCATTGCAACTGGGAGAGTCGTGGATGACAGCATTGTCGTCATTGAGAACATCTACCGCGCGTGGAAGAGTGGTTTGGGATACGGACGAAAGTTGGTCATGTACGCCACTGCAGAAGTTGGCAAGGCCATATTGTCTTCTTCCCTGGCGACAATTGCAGTCTTTTTGCCGCTTGCATTGGTTAGCGGGGTCGTCGGGAAGATCTTTGAACCGTTCGCGCTTACGGTCGTCTTCTCGCTCATATCCTCACTCATTGTGGCATTGACCATTGTGCCTTTGTTCGCGTGGTTGTTTGTGGTTCGTAAACCACCTAAAGGTAAAGTTGCAGCGTGGTTAAATGATGCGATGGTTGATAAGGCAGAGGGTACAATCCACCCCAGTTTGATTGATCAGACACATTCCGATGAAACGGGGACGACTGCACTGCGGCCAAAATGGCGGCCATGGCAGGTGGTGTATCGCAAGGCGCTCAGTTGGTGTCTGAATCACAAGTTGTGGGTCGTTCTTGGGACAGCGGTCGCCTTTGTGGCTTCCATCGCCGTTCTTCCGATTGTTGGTAGCACGTTTATGCCCAATTCGACCGCGCAGGAGGCGTCGGTATCCATCACGCTTCCCGTGGGTACACCGCTCGATGTGACGAACCAAAAAGCTCAACAGGTCGAAAACATCATTCGCAAGGACAAAGCGCAGATTGAGACCATCAACACGCAAGTGGGTGGCCAATCGGGAATGCTTGGCGGAACCGGGAGTTCGCAGACGAACACCGCGACATTGGACATTGCGCTCAAGCCGAGCGCCGACGTCAATCAGTTTATCTCCAAGGTTCAGAGTCAGACGCAGGCCTTGAATCGAGGAAACACAAAGATTCAAGTGCAAGGCGTATCTTCAGGTGGAGACCAGACTGCGTTTGACATCGTCGTCACAGGGCCGAATGATCGCGCGATTCAGTCCGCTGCCACGCAGATTACGAATCGACTGGCGAAGGTGCAAGGCCTATCCAACGTCTCGAACAATTTGTCGCAAAAGCAACCGGAAATTAGGATCGCGCCGGCGAAGGAGAAGATGGCGAAGTACGGCTTGACGGCTCAGGCAGTCGCCAATACGATTAGCGCCTATGTCTCTGAACAAAGGATCGGATCCGTCACCCTCGATGGACAAGCACACGATATGGATGTGGCACTTAAGCCTGCAGGGAGCCTCAACAGTCTGTCAGCAATTCGTGATTTGCCGGTCATGACGACGGCGACAGGACAGGTGGTTCTCGGTGATGTGGCTACAGTTGCGCGTGCCCAAACGCCAACCTCTGTATTGCACGAAAACGGACATTCGTATGTGGAGGTAACCGCAGACTACACGTCGAACAAGACAAATCAAGTGCAAAAAACGGCCATGCAGGCGATTCAATCGCTGCATCTGCCACACGGGGTACAAGTGCAGCAGTCCATCTCGAATCAGCAAAATTCGCAGGATATGGCGAGCCTTGTTGAAGCTATTGGCGCCGCTGTGGTCATTGTGTATATCGTGATGCTCATTACCTTTGGCGAGTGGTCCGCACCGTTTGCGATTCTGTTCTCGATGCCTGTCGCGTTGATTGGGGCGTTCTTCGGTTCGCTCGTGACGAAACAGCCAATTAGCGTCTCTTCCATGATTGGTATTCTCATGTTGATGGGCATTGTCGTGACCAACGCCATTGTCCTTGTGGGGCGCGTCGAGCAACAGCGGAGCCTCGGTTTGACCATTCGGGAAGCGCTGCTTGAAGCGGGGACCACGCGACTGCGTCCGATTCTGATGACGGCCATCGCCACGATATGTGCGCTGTTGCCACTGGCCTTCGGCTCATCAGAGGGTCTGCTATTGTCACAAGGGCTTGCGGTGGTGGTTATTGGCGGCATTGTCACGTCGACCATTTTGACCCTGTGTATCGTCCCGCTCATGTACGAATTGTTACATTACCGAGTGGCACGTCGCGAGCGTAGACGAATGGCTCACACGCATACGCATTAA
- a CDS encoding MarR family winged helix-turn-helix transcriptional regulator has translation MDDNNTSVLTFFDGLQRLIRLMRRTRPWDGHSITRVQRFILTTLTTQGPCTIGQLAERLDVRPSTMSTMIDRLELAKLVRRTTSHEDARVKIVELTDEGKAIVESVRSAIMKELADSFTQLTEEEQQTFSRLVAKLSDILQKQHEGHD, from the coding sequence ATGGACGACAACAACACTTCTGTGTTGACGTTTTTTGATGGGCTACAGCGGTTGATTAGACTGATGCGCCGAACACGGCCGTGGGATGGACACTCCATTACCCGGGTTCAACGGTTTATCTTAACCACACTGACCACGCAAGGGCCGTGTACGATTGGTCAGTTGGCCGAGCGATTGGATGTTCGTCCAAGCACGATGTCGACGATGATTGACAGATTGGAACTCGCGAAGCTGGTGCGCCGGACGACGTCGCACGAGGATGCGCGCGTGAAGATTGTCGAGCTCACAGACGAGGGGAAAGCCATTGTCGAAAGTGTTCGCTCTGCAATTATGAAGGAACTGGCAGACTCATTTACTCAGCTAACGGAAGAGGAGCAGCAGACCTTTTCGAGACTTGTTGCGAAGTTGTCCGACATCTTGCAAAAACAACACGAGGGACATGACTGA
- a CDS encoding GNAT family N-acetyltransferase: MHLFWSAASDTWDALIFRIFGYKVFRINRTQFRFDRQQFESLDPIKLSEGIIRIDKALIESHESLRKEVIGMWGDIENYLRHDVGWIALAPNGTILGRCHAAFVGGKSAELSIEVNKSTRGQGVGYQLARQFIQSCLDRDVTPYWSCDTQNVPSYQLAEKLGFQRDRNYSLFTTVYTPMRHEPARQDQ; encoded by the coding sequence ATTCACCTATTTTGGTCAGCAGCGTCTGACACCTGGGACGCGTTAATATTTCGCATTTTTGGCTACAAGGTGTTCCGCATCAACCGGACACAATTCCGATTCGACAGACAACAATTCGAATCTCTTGACCCTATCAAACTATCAGAAGGGATCATTCGAATCGATAAAGCCCTCATTGAGTCGCACGAATCGCTGCGCAAAGAGGTTATCGGGATGTGGGGCGACATCGAAAATTACTTGCGACACGATGTAGGATGGATTGCTCTGGCCCCAAATGGCACGATATTAGGACGATGTCACGCGGCTTTTGTCGGGGGAAAATCAGCAGAACTATCGATCGAGGTAAACAAATCGACACGTGGCCAAGGTGTTGGCTACCAACTTGCCCGACAATTCATTCAAAGCTGTTTGGATAGAGACGTTACACCATATTGGAGTTGCGACACGCAAAATGTGCCATCGTATCAGCTGGCGGAAAAATTAGGATTTCAAAGGGATAGGAATTACAGTTTATTCACGACCGTCTACACGCCTATGAGGCATGAACCCGCCAGGCAAGACCAATAG